In one window of Microbacterium profundi DNA:
- a CDS encoding FmdB family zinc ribbon protein has translation MPTYAYACTSCGHKFDAVQSFSDDALAICPECGGALRKQYGSIGVTFNGSGFYRTDSRSGSGGKADTSSSSKSEPSTSANPAPAAAPASS, from the coding sequence ATGCCCACCTATGCCTACGCCTGCACATCGTGCGGCCACAAGTTCGACGCCGTCCAGAGCTTCTCGGACGACGCTCTCGCGATCTGCCCCGAATGCGGCGGCGCGTTGCGCAAACAGTACGGATCGATCGGTGTGACGTTCAACGGCTCCGGATTCTATCGGACCGACTCTCGGAGTGGCTCTGGCGGAAAGGCCGATACTTCGTCATCATCGAAATCGGAACCGTCGACAAGTGCCAACCCGGCGCCTGCTGCGGCTCCAGCCTCTTCCTGA
- a CDS encoding 5-formyltetrahydrofolate cyclo-ligase, translating into MSTDVEHEKRALRAELRERRQLLSDAQRATAASGIREQLDALIEAHSAESISCFLSAMTEPGTREFVAAAVQRGIRVLLPVTRADGLLDWAVADDTDETSEGLFGLPEPTGEVLGPIAVNDVDLMIIPAAAVDSTGMRLGWGRGYFDKTIGSMEKCPPVYAVIYDSEVLESLPREVHDQPVTGIVTPTRTLTLSPSRP; encoded by the coding sequence ATGTCCACCGATGTCGAGCACGAGAAGCGCGCGCTGCGCGCCGAGCTGCGCGAGCGGCGGCAACTGCTCTCAGACGCACAGCGCGCGACCGCGGCATCCGGCATCCGTGAACAGCTCGATGCCCTGATCGAGGCGCACTCGGCCGAATCGATCTCATGCTTCCTCTCGGCCATGACAGAGCCCGGCACCCGGGAGTTCGTCGCCGCAGCCGTGCAGCGCGGCATCCGAGTCCTCCTGCCGGTCACGCGCGCGGACGGCCTGCTGGACTGGGCGGTCGCCGACGACACCGACGAGACCTCCGAGGGGCTCTTCGGATTGCCGGAGCCGACCGGCGAGGTTCTCGGCCCGATCGCCGTGAACGACGTCGATCTCATGATCATCCCCGCCGCTGCCGTCGACTCCACGGGCATGCGGCTCGGCTGGGGCCGCGGCTACTTCGACAAGACCATCGGATCCATGGAGAAATGCCCTCCCGTGTACGCCGTGATCTATGATTCCGAGGTACTCGAATCCCTCCCGCGCGAGGTGCACGACCAGCCGGTCACCGGCATCGTGACGCCCACCCGCACGCTCACCCTGTCGCCATCGCGACCCTGA
- the galU gene encoding UTP--glucose-1-phosphate uridylyltransferase GalU: MGHQKMKAVIPAAGLGTRFLPATKAMPKEMLPVVDKPAIQYVVEEAAAAGIDDILVIIGRNKNMISNHFDSVPELEVKLTEKGDMARLERVMKSSDLADIHYLRQGEPKGLGHAVLRAKAHVGDSSFAVLLGDDLIDERDELLTTMIEINERTGATVVALMEVDPSSIHLYGAAAVEQTDETDIVRVTGLVEKPSPEDAPSNLAIIGRYILPAAVFPILERTEPGKGGEIQLTDALQELAADSEGPGVIGVVFRGRRYDTGDRVDYIKAIVQLATDRDDLGAELRPWLKEFSERL, from the coding sequence ATGGGACACCAGAAAATGAAGGCAGTCATTCCGGCAGCTGGCCTCGGAACGCGGTTCCTGCCCGCGACCAAGGCGATGCCGAAGGAAATGCTTCCGGTGGTGGACAAGCCGGCGATCCAGTACGTGGTCGAAGAGGCCGCCGCAGCCGGCATCGATGACATCCTCGTGATCATCGGCCGCAACAAGAACATGATCTCCAATCACTTCGACTCCGTGCCGGAGCTCGAGGTGAAGCTCACCGAGAAGGGCGATATGGCCCGCCTCGAGCGCGTCATGAAGTCGAGCGACCTGGCCGACATCCACTATCTGCGCCAGGGCGAGCCCAAGGGGCTCGGGCACGCGGTGCTGCGCGCGAAGGCGCACGTCGGCGACAGCTCGTTCGCCGTGCTGCTCGGCGATGACCTCATCGACGAGCGCGATGAGCTGCTGACCACCATGATCGAGATCAACGAGCGCACCGGCGCGACCGTCGTCGCGCTGATGGAGGTCGACCCCTCGAGCATCCACCTCTACGGTGCCGCGGCTGTCGAGCAGACCGACGAGACCGACATCGTGCGCGTCACGGGGCTTGTCGAGAAGCCTTCTCCGGAGGACGCCCCCTCCAACCTCGCCATCATCGGCCGCTACATCCTGCCGGCAGCTGTGTTCCCGATTCTGGAGCGCACCGAGCCGGGCAAGGGCGGAGAGATCCAGCTCACCGACGCGCTGCAGGAGCTCGCCGCGGATTCGGAGGGCCCTGGTGTCATCGGAGTCGTCTTCCGCGGACGACGCTATGACACAGGCGACCGCGTCGACTACATCAAAGCGATCGTGCAGCTCGCGACGGATCGCGACGACCTCGGCGCCGAACTGCGGCCGTGGCTGAAGGAATTCAGCGAGCGCCTCTAG
- a CDS encoding GNAT family N-acetyltransferase, whose product MDLLPGHRHGPVELRLVRPRDARVLQHELVNNRSWLQRWEATIPNGSASFDMRLSIRRLLQQYRDGGGYPFVMEHDGEIAGQLNIWGVARGSLCSATIGYWVSERFAGKGITPTAVALATDASFREFGLHRMEICIRPENEASLRVVQKLGFRYEGLRRRYIHIDGDWRDHYAFALTREDAPEGVLNRWIHGRAPQDAAMVPPSDRLSI is encoded by the coding sequence ATGGATCTGCTGCCGGGGCACCGTCACGGTCCGGTCGAGCTGAGGCTCGTCCGCCCCCGCGATGCCCGCGTGCTGCAGCACGAACTGGTGAACAATCGCTCGTGGCTGCAGCGCTGGGAGGCGACGATCCCGAACGGATCGGCGTCGTTCGACATGCGCCTCAGCATCCGTCGCCTGCTGCAGCAGTACCGCGACGGCGGAGGATACCCGTTCGTGATGGAGCACGACGGCGAGATCGCCGGCCAGCTGAACATCTGGGGCGTCGCGCGGGGGTCGCTGTGCTCGGCGACGATCGGGTACTGGGTCAGCGAGCGGTTCGCGGGCAAGGGCATCACGCCGACGGCGGTCGCCCTCGCCACCGATGCGTCGTTCCGGGAGTTCGGCCTGCATCGGATGGAGATCTGCATCCGTCCTGAGAACGAGGCGAGCCTGCGCGTCGTGCAGAAGCTCGGGTTCCGCTACGAGGGACTCCGACGCCGCTACATCCACATCGACGGCGACTGGCGCGACCACTACGCCTTCGCGCTCACTCGTGAGGATGCACCAGAGGGCGTGCTCAACCGCTGGATCCACGGGCGAGCGCCGCAAGACGCCGCAATGGTTCCGCCGTCGGATCGGCTCTCGATCTGA
- a CDS encoding IS3 family transposase (programmed frameshift) — protein MSLSSPVAVVAADDGVVSAPSIPDGPTRRRSFSPGQKLQYLSEYEVACETGEGAGYLRRHGLYSSLISEWRKQRDAGLLEGKNPGEAVGRPSAAQAENARLKAQLRKAEVELSMTRTALEIMGKAPRALGADLQERGHRPAAREALMNTYVELAAADVPTRQAAALTGVARATATRAASRARRPDPEPPSARPAPANKLSSVERSLVLSTLNSDEFVDKPPLQIYPILLERGEYVGSVSTMYRVLREHTQVRERRRLATHPPRKVPELIATAVGQVYTWDITKLAGPVKGTYYDAYVMIDIFSRYIVGAIVHACEDGLLAKEMMTDAFGIHGTPEVVHSDGGPSMTSKTVRTLLADLGVTASRSRPHVSNDNPYSEALFKTMKYLPVFPDRFVSLAHARQFLDEFVHAYNHHHRHTGIGMHTPADVHYGHADAIDRDRDATLEAARRAHPERFTTRQTRPKILDRDPAAWINQPPTDEIQLAA, from the exons ATGAGTTTGAGTTCCCCGGTCGCGGTCGTCGCGGCCGATGATGGAGTCGTGAGCGCACCCTCGATCCCGGACGGGCCGACGCGTCGGCGTTCGTTCTCGCCGGGCCAGAAGTTGCAGTACCTGTCCGAGTACGAGGTCGCGTGCGAGACGGGTGAGGGCGCGGGATACCTGCGCCGACATGGCCTGTACTCGTCGCTGATCTCGGAGTGGCGCAAGCAGCGCGACGCGGGTCTGCTGGAGGGCAAGAACCCCGGCGAAGCGGTCGGTCGTCCCAGCGCCGCGCAGGCCGAGAACGCCCGGTTGAAGGCGCAACTGCGGAAGGCCGAGGTGGAGTTGTCGATGACGCGGACGGCGTTGGAGATCATGGGAAAAGCGC CACGCGCTCTTGGGGCAGATCTCCAAGAGCGCGGACACCGACCCGCGGCGCGGGAAGCGCTCATGAACACCTACGTCGAACTGGCCGCCGCGGACGTGCCGACCCGGCAGGCGGCAGCCCTGACCGGCGTGGCGCGTGCGACCGCGACCCGCGCCGCCTCCCGCGCACGCCGACCGGACCCCGAGCCGCCGTCGGCTCGTCCTGCCCCAGCGAACAAGCTCTCGAGCGTCGAGCGGTCGCTGGTGCTGTCCACGCTCAACAGTGACGAGTTCGTCGACAAGCCGCCGTTGCAGATCTATCCCATCCTGCTCGAGCGCGGCGAATACGTGGGCTCGGTCTCGACCATGTATCGGGTGCTGCGCGAGCACACGCAGGTACGGGAGCGGCGCCGGCTCGCGACCCATCCGCCGCGGAAGGTGCCGGAGCTGATCGCGACCGCCGTCGGGCAGGTCTATACCTGGGACATCACGAAACTCGCCGGCCCTGTCAAAGGCACGTACTACGACGCGTACGTGATGATCGACATCTTCTCCCGCTACATCGTCGGCGCCATCGTGCACGCCTGCGAGGACGGCCTACTCGCCAAGGAGATGATGACCGACGCGTTCGGGATCCACGGCACCCCCGAGGTCGTGCACTCCGACGGCGGCCCCTCGATGACGTCGAAGACCGTCCGCACCCTGCTCGCCGATCTCGGCGTGACCGCGTCCCGCTCCCGACCGCACGTGTCCAATGACAACCCCTACTCCGAAGCGCTGTTCAAGACGATGAAGTACCTGCCCGTCTTCCCCGACCGGTTCGTCTCCCTCGCCCACGCACGGCAGTTCCTGGACGAATTCGTGCACGCCTACAACCACCACCACCGGCACACCGGCATCGGCATGCACACGCCCGCCGACGTGCACTACGGGCACGCCGACGCCATCGACCGCGACCGAGACGCCACACTCGAGGCCGCCCGCCGCGCCCACCCCGAACGGTTCACGACGCGACAGACGCGACCGAAGATCCTCGACCGAGACCCGGCCGCGTGGATCAACCAGCCACCAACCGACGAGATCCAACTCGCCGCCTAA
- a CDS encoding recombinase family protein, protein MSNLDASTPIAFTAAPPALRPVVIELNEADGALNLTTSTAFGGADVPVGSRAVTYLRVSSKGQVNTDYDPEGISIPAQRVSCQRKAEQLGLTIVAEYVEPGKSATEMTKRIAFQEMLERIRRDRDVDYVIVYKLSRFARNRIDDAVVMADLQKRGVNLISATESIDATPVGQLMHGILAAFNEYRSREDGADIAYKMAQKAKNGGTLGRAPLGYLNVTENVDGRKINTVAIDTERAPFVQLAFELYATGNHTYQDIADELTDRGLLTRATSRSPTCQG, encoded by the coding sequence ATGAGCAATCTTGACGCTTCTACACCGATCGCTTTCACTGCCGCGCCACCAGCTCTACGACCTGTCGTGATTGAGCTGAACGAAGCGGATGGCGCGCTCAACCTCACGACGTCGACCGCGTTCGGGGGTGCTGACGTCCCGGTCGGATCACGCGCAGTGACGTATCTCCGGGTGTCAAGCAAGGGGCAGGTCAACACTGACTACGACCCCGAGGGCATCTCGATCCCAGCCCAACGCGTCTCGTGCCAGCGCAAGGCAGAACAACTTGGCCTCACAATCGTCGCGGAGTACGTCGAGCCGGGTAAATCCGCCACGGAGATGACAAAGCGCATCGCCTTCCAAGAAATGCTCGAACGCATTCGGCGTGACCGGGATGTCGACTACGTCATCGTCTACAAGCTGTCGCGTTTCGCCCGAAACCGCATAGACGACGCGGTGGTGATGGCAGACCTCCAGAAGCGTGGGGTTAATCTGATCTCCGCTACCGAATCGATCGACGCGACACCCGTTGGTCAACTGATGCACGGCATACTCGCCGCATTCAACGAGTACCGTTCCCGCGAAGATGGAGCCGACATCGCGTACAAGATGGCTCAGAAGGCCAAGAACGGCGGCACGCTGGGACGCGCACCCCTTGGCTATCTCAACGTCACGGAAAATGTCGACGGGCGAAAGATCAACACCGTCGCGATCGACACCGAGCGAGCACCATTCGTCCAACTCGCGTTCGAGCTTTACGCCACCGGAAACCACACCTACCAGGACATCGCCGATGAACTCACCGATCGCGGCTTGCTCACTCGCGCCACATCGCGAAGCCCTACGTGTCAGGGTTGA
- a CDS encoding replication-relaxation family protein, whose product MSAQRVARLEEHLSLRDIRILEDVERFRLLSTRQLQRLHLPAAPLGDHATVSSATRGTTRVLNRLEQLRVIARLERRIGGIAHGSALIVWQLGAAGDRFLRARRGDRGRRRYEEPGRTFMRHMLAVADTAVSLIEQANAGRFELLELELEPACWRSFTSGSAAEITLKPDLLVVTADAHTETHSFIEVDLGTEHIPAVLRKCRIYQRYFATGTEQAARGLFPAIVWIVPDPIRAKRIRDAIAADQTVTSNMFWVITPESMNRQLAPYPEPITTSPKGGTI is encoded by the coding sequence ATGAGTGCCCAGCGGGTCGCCCGGCTCGAGGAACACCTCAGCCTCCGCGACATTCGCATACTCGAAGACGTCGAACGATTTCGGCTCCTGAGCACCCGCCAACTCCAACGACTCCATTTGCCAGCCGCACCACTCGGCGACCACGCCACTGTCAGCAGCGCGACCCGAGGCACAACGCGCGTCCTGAACCGGCTCGAGCAGTTGCGCGTCATCGCCCGCTTGGAGCGGCGCATCGGCGGCATCGCACACGGCTCCGCTCTCATCGTCTGGCAGCTCGGCGCAGCCGGTGACCGCTTCCTACGCGCCCGACGAGGCGACCGAGGGCGACGACGCTACGAAGAGCCGGGACGCACCTTTATGCGGCACATGCTCGCAGTCGCTGACACCGCCGTCAGCCTGATCGAACAGGCGAATGCTGGACGCTTCGAACTCTTGGAGCTCGAACTCGAACCGGCCTGCTGGCGAAGCTTCACCAGCGGCAGTGCTGCGGAGATCACGCTCAAGCCCGACCTTCTGGTCGTCACCGCAGATGCCCACACCGAGACCCACTCGTTCATCGAAGTAGACCTCGGCACCGAGCACATACCCGCAGTGCTCCGTAAGTGCCGCATCTACCAGCGATACTTCGCCACCGGGACGGAACAGGCAGCTCGCGGACTCTTCCCGGCAATCGTCTGGATCGTGCCCGATCCCATCCGCGCCAAACGCATCCGCGACGCCATCGCCGCCGACCAAACCGTCACATCGAACATGTTCTGGGTCATCACACCGGAGTCCATGAACCGTCAGCTTGCCCCGTATCCGGAACCCATCACTACCTCACCGAAAGGAGGAACGATATGA
- a CDS encoding type IV secretory system conjugative DNA transfer family protein → MPDSFVFTRLFLARPLSASTVAVMLMRLASSDIRRPVAFELQARNEGIVATFGCAPTAVHRLKRLFGGMAPGLRFEAAKRADMATVNRVTARPGGLPLADVEPEQIVGSIYQALASRRKEEVVGIQVVLGAVRRPQQLSGAPLDPLQPLGSRILDGARPASTDTRKRLHEHASEVRFETTLRIGVTAETVKRTRAFTWEVFGAFQPLESPGVRLSLVRDSASRWKSGRPGGGSKLRLRVDELVPLLGWPLGERDYPGAPAVHPRLLPVPEIVSRTKGVFATGTAPGPVRPIGLDPQSRLLHTLVLGPTGSGKSTLLEHLIQEDIRAERACCVIEPKVQLINRILDTAPAEAAGRIVVLDASDEDAPVGFNPLDVGDRDPDIVVDGILSALAAVFHDGWGPRTEYLIQGSLLSLARAGQVRGEPYTLIDLPRLLTDASFRRPVIAAVQGDLTLAAFWDEFEAMRPGQRAAAIAPSLNKLRKIVMRKPLVRILGQSQPRFRLRDIFRERKTVLVPLNDALVGAGASKLLGSLIVAELFLATTERAAEKDPMKRPGMIFIDEVQNYLHLPTPIGDAMSVFRSYGVGLHVAHQYREQLPAAMRSGFDANARSKICFPLEQDDAHDMAKQAPTLNAEDFKALPKHHVYARLVAGGTTTEWCSASVLPPLPETGAGKTIREASRRLYGAEPTATSPQPVAATQQSPSAPTHQKARRT, encoded by the coding sequence ATGCCTGACTCATTCGTTTTCACACGGCTCTTTCTCGCCCGACCGCTCAGCGCCTCGACAGTTGCTGTCATGCTGATGCGCCTTGCTTCAAGCGACATCCGGCGTCCCGTGGCATTCGAGCTGCAGGCCCGTAACGAGGGCATTGTCGCGACGTTTGGCTGCGCCCCAACGGCGGTTCACCGCCTGAAACGGCTCTTTGGCGGCATGGCGCCCGGACTCCGGTTTGAGGCCGCCAAACGCGCCGACATGGCCACGGTCAACCGAGTAACGGCCCGCCCAGGAGGGCTGCCACTGGCGGACGTGGAACCGGAGCAGATCGTCGGCAGCATCTATCAGGCGCTGGCCAGCCGCCGGAAGGAGGAAGTCGTCGGCATCCAGGTCGTACTGGGTGCGGTTCGTCGGCCTCAACAGTTGTCGGGCGCTCCCCTCGACCCACTCCAGCCACTCGGTTCGCGGATCCTCGACGGCGCACGTCCAGCGTCAACAGATACACGCAAACGTCTACACGAGCATGCTTCTGAGGTTCGCTTCGAAACGACGCTTCGCATTGGCGTCACTGCCGAGACGGTCAAACGAACCCGTGCCTTCACCTGGGAGGTCTTCGGTGCGTTCCAGCCTTTGGAGAGCCCCGGTGTTCGGCTGTCGCTGGTTCGTGACTCGGCGTCACGTTGGAAGTCCGGACGCCCCGGTGGTGGGAGCAAACTTCGCCTCCGCGTCGACGAACTCGTACCGCTACTCGGATGGCCGCTCGGCGAGCGCGACTACCCCGGCGCTCCGGCCGTGCACCCACGACTGCTGCCGGTTCCAGAGATCGTGTCGCGCACTAAGGGGGTATTCGCAACCGGGACAGCGCCCGGACCAGTCCGCCCGATAGGCCTCGACCCACAGAGCCGCCTCCTGCACACCCTGGTACTCGGGCCGACGGGCTCCGGCAAGTCCACGTTGCTTGAGCATCTGATTCAAGAGGACATCAGAGCGGAGCGCGCCTGCTGCGTGATCGAACCGAAGGTGCAGCTCATTAACCGCATCCTCGACACAGCGCCCGCTGAGGCAGCCGGTCGCATCGTGGTACTCGACGCCAGCGACGAGGATGCACCCGTCGGGTTCAACCCGCTCGACGTCGGCGATCGCGATCCAGACATTGTCGTCGACGGCATCCTCTCCGCCCTTGCCGCTGTTTTCCACGACGGCTGGGGACCACGCACCGAGTACCTGATTCAGGGATCGCTTCTCTCGCTCGCACGGGCGGGCCAAGTTCGCGGTGAGCCTTACACGCTCATCGACCTGCCCCGACTTCTCACCGATGCCTCGTTCCGTCGCCCCGTCATCGCCGCCGTGCAGGGCGACCTGACACTCGCCGCATTCTGGGATGAGTTCGAAGCCATGCGTCCCGGGCAACGCGCCGCCGCGATCGCGCCGAGCCTTAATAAGCTTCGCAAAATTGTGATGCGAAAGCCCCTCGTGCGTATCCTCGGGCAGTCCCAGCCACGCTTCCGGTTGCGCGACATCTTCCGGGAACGAAAGACCGTTTTAGTGCCGTTGAACGATGCGCTGGTGGGCGCAGGGGCATCCAAGCTGCTAGGGAGCCTTATCGTCGCCGAACTGTTTCTGGCCACAACTGAGCGCGCAGCCGAGAAAGACCCGATGAAGCGTCCCGGCATGATCTTCATCGACGAGGTGCAGAACTATCTGCATCTGCCAACACCTATCGGGGATGCCATGAGTGTCTTCCGTTCCTACGGCGTTGGCCTCCACGTCGCACACCAATATCGAGAGCAGCTGCCTGCCGCCATGCGCTCCGGATTCGATGCGAACGCCCGCTCCAAAATTTGCTTCCCGCTCGAACAAGACGATGCCCACGACATGGCGAAGCAAGCGCCAACGCTCAACGCTGAAGATTTCAAAGCACTCCCCAAGCACCACGTCTATGCGCGACTCGTGGCCGGTGGAACGACCACCGAATGGTGCTCCGCATCAGTCCTCCCGCCGCTCCCCGAGACCGGCGCAGGCAAGACCATCCGCGAGGCAAGCCGTCGCCTCTACGGAGCCGAGCCGACCGCCACATCGCCGCAGCCAGTAGCGGCCACGCAGCAATCGCCATCGGCACCAACGCACCAGAAGGCGAGGCGAACATGA
- a CDS encoding DDE-type integrase/transposase/recombinase — protein MENDLVAELAWITGSQRQALELTGVSRSTWHYRQHPRDRVADPIPQTERAYQSRISEPDREKITEHILSGWAGQNSVDHAFASAWDQGIMLGSRRTWWRIAAEIEDQMLRPKVPARKERTAPRNKPVLKATGPGQVWTWDISDLYSPWRGVVFKAYKITDIFSREIVGWRVEDREADHLAVEMFAQAIAMHGTPCIVHADNGAAMKSNLLRDFLKEQHGTELSHSRPYVSDDNPFSEAGFRTMKYRPGYPKVFADLDSARAYLGEYVPWYNQEHKHSGIALFSPSQVHDGSWREAWQTREHALQRYFEAHPERFRARPSTPTPAGTVGINLPNEKPQNKAA, from the coding sequence ATGGAGAACGACCTCGTGGCGGAGTTGGCCTGGATCACCGGATCCCAGCGGCAGGCGCTGGAGCTGACGGGGGTGTCCCGGTCGACGTGGCACTACCGGCAGCACCCGCGGGACCGGGTCGCCGATCCGATCCCGCAGACCGAGCGGGCGTACCAGTCGCGGATCAGCGAGCCGGACCGGGAGAAGATCACCGAGCACATCCTGTCCGGGTGGGCGGGACAGAACTCCGTCGATCACGCGTTCGCCTCGGCATGGGACCAAGGGATCATGCTCGGCTCCCGCCGCACCTGGTGGCGGATCGCAGCGGAGATCGAGGACCAGATGCTGCGCCCGAAGGTCCCGGCTCGTAAGGAGCGCACGGCGCCGCGGAACAAACCCGTGCTGAAGGCGACCGGCCCCGGGCAGGTTTGGACGTGGGATATCAGTGACCTGTACTCGCCGTGGCGTGGGGTGGTGTTCAAGGCGTACAAGATCACCGACATCTTCTCCCGTGAGATCGTCGGATGGCGGGTCGAGGACCGTGAGGCCGACCACCTCGCCGTCGAGATGTTCGCGCAGGCGATCGCCATGCACGGCACGCCGTGCATCGTGCACGCCGACAACGGCGCCGCGATGAAATCGAACCTGCTGCGAGACTTCCTGAAAGAGCAGCACGGCACTGAACTGTCACACAGCCGGCCGTACGTGTCCGATGACAACCCCTTCAGCGAGGCGGGATTCCGGACCATGAAGTACCGGCCGGGCTACCCGAAAGTCTTCGCCGACCTCGACTCCGCCAGGGCATATCTCGGCGAGTACGTGCCCTGGTACAACCAGGAGCACAAGCACTCCGGTATCGCGTTGTTCTCCCCGTCCCAGGTCCACGATGGATCCTGGCGCGAGGCCTGGCAGACACGCGAACACGCCCTGCAACGCTACTTCGAGGCGCACCCGGAACGCTTCCGCGCCCGCCCGAGCACACCCACACCCGCTGGCACGGTCGGGATCAACCTGCCCAACGAGAAACCACAAAACAAGGCCGCGTGA